GACAGGGTAATAAGGTTCCCACGTGCGCGAGGGTCGTTCGCCCCGGAGAATCAGGCTGGTCGTATAATTCAGGGGACGAGTTGCTCGCCGTCGTCGTCGTAGACGCGGATGGCGTCGACGGGACAGACCCGGGCGGCGAACTTCGCGTCGAACTCGGCGTCCTCGGGCACCTCCCGGACGAAGACGTCCTCCTCGGTCTCCTCCCCGTCGACGAGGACGGCCTTGCCGGCGTCGCGGTCGGCCTCGAATCCCTCCTCCCACTCGGCGACGCACTGGAACATCCCGATGCAGGTGTCGCGGTCGTACTCGATCTTCATACTGCGGGGTTCGCTCGTGGGGTGTATATCGTTGACGGACGGGGGTGTGGTCGGTCGTGACGCGAGCTCGGTCGTCTCGGGTCGTTCAGGCCCGCCATCGGTGGTGTTTCGACGGATGACCTTACTCTGTTGAACCCCTCCGTGGATGATCGTCGTTTCGTGTGAGAGACAGAGACTGCAGCCAGTATCTGGCCTTCGGTATCTTCCTCGGGTCCTCGAACTCACCGGCAGACCGAGAGTGCGCGCCGGTCGTGATGTCGGGTGAGTAGACCTGTCTGGAGACCGAAGAAGTTATGATTATTTAGGCTGGCCTAAAACACATGTCCCGAGACGACTGTGGACGCGAAGCACCGACGCGGCGTGACTACATGAAGTACGGCAGTGCAGTCATCGGTAGCGGCGCTCTCGCTGGCTGTACCGGTATCTTCGCGTCCGACGACGACTCTGGGTCGACCGACACGTCGACGGCTCCGTCGACGGCGACCGACACTGAATCGGAGACGGCGGCCGGGGAGGACAGCTACTCGGTGACGATGGCCCCGATGGGAGAGGTCACGTTCGACTCCATCCCGGAGCAGTGGGTGCCCTACGGCGGTGACTACGCTGATATGGGTGTCGCACTGGGTCACGCGGACAGCATGACCGGCATCGGACAGGCCGGCGAATACTACACGTACGTTTACGACGAGCTACCGGGCGTGAGTGTCGACAAAGGTCGACTCGCAGAGAACGATCTGGTCGAAGCCGGGATGTCGAAGGAACTCTTCTACCAGATGGACAACGATGTCCACATCATCGACACCGGGATGCTGCGGAACTGGTTCGACTGGAGTGACGACGACATCGCGGAGATCAGCGAGAAGGTAGCGCCGTTCCTCGGTAACATGATATTCCGCCGCTCCGACAGCTGGCACGACTACCGCTTCTACACGCTCTACGAGGCCTTCGAGAAGGTCGCCGAGTTGTTCCAGGAACGGGAACGGTACGAGGCATTCAAAGCGTACCACGACGAGTTCATCGCCGAGATCCAGTCTCGAATGCCACCGTCCGGCGAGCGTCCGAACGTGCTGCTCACGTACGAAGGAACCGACGAGCCCGAGACATTCTCGCCGTACCGGCTCACCGACAAGGGCACGAGCAAGAAGCAGTGGAACGATCTCGGCGTGGCGGATGCCCTCGCCGGGACCGGCATCGAGAACCTCAGCACCGGTAACCGGAGCGAACTCGACTACGAGAACCTCCTCGAAGTCGACCCCGACGTGCTCCTGATTCGCGGCCACGAACAGAAGTCGCCGTCAGAGTTCCGCGACACCGTCCTCGCCTACATGAAGGACCATCCGGTCGGCAGCGAACTGACCGCCGTGCAGAACAGCCGCGTCTATCGCGGTGGCTACCTCCGCCAGGGGCCGATTCACAACTTCTTCCTGACAGAGCGAGCGGCGAAGCAGCTCTATCCGGACGTCTTCGGGGACGTGACCAGCGACAGGGAACTCTTCGACCGTCAGCGCATCGCGGACATCATCAACGGCGATATCTGACGTCGGAACCGCGGCGCGATGCAGAGCCAGCACGCGCCGTGATGATTTATCGGGGTTCTGGCCGTATCCGGAGACGATGACAGCCGACGCCGACCCGACCCCGAGGCTCGCGGAACGCCTCTTCTGGTCGGGCCACGCCAACCCCTGGAGCGTCTGGACGTTCGTCGCGACCTACCCCCTGCTGGTGCTGGCCATCTACCGGCGGGAGCGACGGTTGCTTGCCGCCATCCTCGTGTTCGTCGCGGTGAACCCGGTGCTGTCGCCCGAACCGGACGACGACTCGGCGTGGGCGACGCGGGTCGTCCTCGGCGAACGAGTCTGGCTCGATGAGGGCCTGCTCTCGTCGGTGGCGGACCTGCTGTTCGTCGCCTGTTGCGCGCCGGTCCAGCTCTACACCCTCCGGGCCGCGGTGAAGCGCCGGCCGGTCCGGACCGCCGTCGGGACCGCCCTCTCGCTGGTCCTGATGTTCGTCTTCTTCGGGCGGATGGCCCAGCTGTACGAGGACCGGGCGCGGGAGATGACGACAGTTTAAACCGGAGCAGGCACCACTCTCCGTCAATGAACACGGCGGACGTGCCCGGCATCCCTGCCCCCTTCGTCGACCAGTTGCAGGACCAGGGCATCGCAGAGCTGTACCCGCCACAGGCACAGGCGGTGGAGGCGGGCGTCACCGAGGGCCAGAGCGTCGTCGCCTCCATCCCCACCGCGAGCGGGAAGACGCTCATCGCGACGATGGCGATGCTCTCGGCGGTCGAGCGCGGCGGGAAGGCGCTCTACATCGTGCCCCTGCGGGCGCTGGCCTCCGAGAAGAAGGCGGAGTTCGAGAAGTTCGAGGAGTTCGGCGTGAGCGTCGGCGTCTCGACGGGCAACTACGAGTCCGAGGGCGGCTGGCTCGGCGAGAAGGACATCGTCGTCGCCACCTCGGAGAAGGTCGACTCCCTCGTCAGGAACGGCGCGCCCTGGATCGACGACCTGACGTGCGTGGTCGCCGACGAGGTCCACCTCATCGACGACCGGAACCGTGGCCCCACGCTCGAGGTGACGCTGGCGAAGCTCCGGCAGGTCAACCCCCAGCTCCAGGTCGTCGCTCTCTCGGCGACGGTCGGGAACGCCGACGACATCGCGGACTGGCTCGACGCCGACCTCGTCGACGACGACTGGCGCCCCATCGAGTTGCGCAAGGGCGTCCACTACGGGAACGCGCTGTCGTTCGACGACGGGAGCCAGACCGAGGTGCCAGTGAGAGGTAGCGAGAAGCAGGAGGCCGCACTGGTCCGGGACGTGCTCGAAGACGGCGGCGCCTCGCTCGTCTTCGTGAACTCCCGGCGGAACGCGGAGGCCGCCGCGAGGCGGCTGGCCGACGTGGTCGAGCCGTTCCTGACGCCCGCCGAGGAGGACGACCTCGCGGACCTCGCCGAGGAGATACGCGGCGTGAGCGACTCCGAGACCAGCGACGACCTCGCCGACGTGGTCGCGAAGGGCGGCGCGTTCCACCACGCCGGATTGGCGAGAGAGCACCGCTCGCTGGTCGAGGACGCGTTCCGCGACCGCAAGCTCCGGGTCATCTGTGCGACGCCGACCCTCGCGGCCGGCGTGAACACGCCGAGTCGCCGGGTCATCGTCCGCGACTGGCAGCGCTACGACGGCACCGGGATGACGCCCCTGTCGGTGCTGGAGGTCCACCAGATGATGGGCCGGGCGGGCCGCCCCGGTCGGGACCCCTACGGCGAGGCGGTGCTGCTGGCGTCGAACCACGACGACCGCGAGGAGCTGTTCGACCGCTACATCTACGCCGAGCCCGAACCCGTGCGGTCGAAGCTCGCCGCCGAGCCCGCGATGCGGACCCACGTGCTGGCGACCATCGCGTCCGGGTTCGCCCGCACCCGCAGTGGCCTCCAGTCGTTCCTCGAGGAGACGCTCTACGCCGCCCAGTCGACCGAGGAGGGCCGGCTGGCGCAGATGATGGACTCGATGCTCGACTACCTCGAACACAACGGGTTCGTCGAGGCCGACGGCGACGAACTCTCGGCGACCCCCATCGGCCACACCGTCTCGCAGCTCTACCTCGACCCGATGAGCGCCGCGACCATCATCGACGGCCTGCGGGCGTGGGCCGGTCAGGGGCCGGGAAGTGGAACATCGGCGAGCGACTTCGAGGCGAGCGACAGCGGTGCCGGGTTCCAGACGTACAGCATCGGCGACGACGATGCCGAGGAGACAGAGGGCGAGGCTGGCGAGCCGGACGAGGAATCCGGAACGGTCGAGAAACCGACCGCCCTCGGGCTGTACCACCTCGTCTCGCGCACCCCGGACATGTACGAACTCTACCTGAAGTCCGGGGACCGCGACGAGTACTCCGAACTGCACTACGAGCGCGAGGACGAACTGCTCGGGCGTGCGCCCTCCGAGTACGAGGAGCACCGCTGGGAGGACTGGCTGCAGGCCCTGAAGACCGCGCGCCTGCTGGAGGACTGGGCGAGCGAGGTCGACGAGGACCGCATCACCGCCGACTACGAGGTCGGGCCGGGCGACCTCCGCGGGAAGGTCGAGACCGCCCAGTGGCTGCTGGGCGCGGCCGAGCGCGTCGCCGGCGAACTCGACCTCCCCGGCACCGTCACCCGCGGTGTGCGGGACGCGAAGAAGCGGGTCGAGGACGGCGTCCACGAGGAACTCCTCGAACTCGTCGGGGTGCGCGGCGTGGGGCGCAAGCGCGCCAGACAGCTGTACGAGGCCGGTATCGAGACGCCCGCGGACATCCGCGAGGCCGACAAGCGCGTGGTGCTGGCCGCGCTCGAGGGCCGGCGCAAGACCGCCGAGAACATCCTCGAGAACGCCGGGCGGGAGGACCCCTCGATGGAGGGCGTCACCGCCGACCCCGAAGTCGAGGCCGCGGTCGAGCAAGCGAGTGATGGCGACGAGGCGGACGACCCGGCCGACGAGACCGAGCAGAGCCAGACCAGCCTGGGTGATTTCTGATGCGGGTCGTCGAGGGACTGGCGACGGTCGTGGACGTGGACGACTTCGTGGCTCGCATCG
This window of the Haloarchaeobius amylolyticus genome carries:
- a CDS encoding DUF6653 family protein, with translation MTADADPTPRLAERLFWSGHANPWSVWTFVATYPLLVLAIYRRERRLLAAILVFVAVNPVLSPEPDDDSAWATRVVLGERVWLDEGLLSSVADLLFVACCAPVQLYTLRAAVKRRPVRTAVGTALSLVLMFVFFGRMAQLYEDRAREMTTV
- a CDS encoding ATP-dependent DNA helicase, whose product is MNTADVPGIPAPFVDQLQDQGIAELYPPQAQAVEAGVTEGQSVVASIPTASGKTLIATMAMLSAVERGGKALYIVPLRALASEKKAEFEKFEEFGVSVGVSTGNYESEGGWLGEKDIVVATSEKVDSLVRNGAPWIDDLTCVVADEVHLIDDRNRGPTLEVTLAKLRQVNPQLQVVALSATVGNADDIADWLDADLVDDDWRPIELRKGVHYGNALSFDDGSQTEVPVRGSEKQEAALVRDVLEDGGASLVFVNSRRNAEAAARRLADVVEPFLTPAEEDDLADLAEEIRGVSDSETSDDLADVVAKGGAFHHAGLAREHRSLVEDAFRDRKLRVICATPTLAAGVNTPSRRVIVRDWQRYDGTGMTPLSVLEVHQMMGRAGRPGRDPYGEAVLLASNHDDREELFDRYIYAEPEPVRSKLAAEPAMRTHVLATIASGFARTRSGLQSFLEETLYAAQSTEEGRLAQMMDSMLDYLEHNGFVEADGDELSATPIGHTVSQLYLDPMSAATIIDGLRAWAGQGPGSGTSASDFEASDSGAGFQTYSIGDDDAEETEGEAGEPDEESGTVEKPTALGLYHLVSRTPDMYELYLKSGDRDEYSELHYEREDELLGRAPSEYEEHRWEDWLQALKTARLLEDWASEVDEDRITADYEVGPGDLRGKVETAQWLLGAAERVAGELDLPGTVTRGVRDAKKRVEDGVHEELLELVGVRGVGRKRARQLYEAGIETPADIREADKRVVLAALEGRRKTAENILENAGREDPSMEGVTADPEVEAAVEQASDGDEADDPADETEQSQTSLGDF
- a CDS encoding ferredoxin yields the protein MKIEYDRDTCIGMFQCVAEWEEGFEADRDAGKAVLVDGEETEEDVFVREVPEDAEFDAKFAARVCPVDAIRVYDDDGEQLVP
- a CDS encoding ABC transporter substrate-binding protein, with amino-acid sequence MSRDDCGREAPTRRDYMKYGSAVIGSGALAGCTGIFASDDDSGSTDTSTAPSTATDTESETAAGEDSYSVTMAPMGEVTFDSIPEQWVPYGGDYADMGVALGHADSMTGIGQAGEYYTYVYDELPGVSVDKGRLAENDLVEAGMSKELFYQMDNDVHIIDTGMLRNWFDWSDDDIAEISEKVAPFLGNMIFRRSDSWHDYRFYTLYEAFEKVAELFQERERYEAFKAYHDEFIAEIQSRMPPSGERPNVLLTYEGTDEPETFSPYRLTDKGTSKKQWNDLGVADALAGTGIENLSTGNRSELDYENLLEVDPDVLLIRGHEQKSPSEFRDTVLAYMKDHPVGSELTAVQNSRVYRGGYLRQGPIHNFFLTERAAKQLYPDVFGDVTSDRELFDRQRIADIINGDI